One window of Papaver somniferum cultivar HN1 chromosome 9, ASM357369v1, whole genome shotgun sequence genomic DNA carries:
- the LOC113310369 gene encoding soluble inorganic pyrophosphatase 1-like codes for MDSPTEIANDVAPAKSKTLNAIKAASYSSHARPSLNERILSSMSRRAVAAHPWHDLEIGPGAPTIFNCVVEIPRGSKVKYELDKKSGLIKVDRILYSSVVYPHNYGFIPRTLCEDADPLDVLIIMQEPVLPGCFLRAKAIGLMPMIDQGEKDDKIIAVCADDPEYRHYTDIKELPPHRLAEIRRFFEDYKKNENKEVAVNDFLPAEDASKAIQHSMDLYADYIVEALRR; via the exons ATGGATTCCCCTACTGAGATTGCAAATGATGTTGCTCCAGCTAAGTCTAAAACTCTCAATGCAATTAAGGCTGCAAGCTATTCATCTCACGCACGCCCATCACTGAATGAAAGAATCCTTTCATCTATGTCTCGGAGGGCAGTTGCTGCACATCCTTGGCATGATCTTGAGATAG GTCCTGGAGCTCCAACAATTTTCAACTGT GTGGTAGAAATTCCGAGAGGGAGCAAGGTGAAATATGAACTCGACAAAAAATCTGGGCTCATCAAG GTTGATCGTATACTCTACTCATCAGTCGTGTACCCCCACAACTATGGTTTCATCCCACGTACTCTCTGCGAGGATGCTGATCCTCTGGATGTGCTTATAATCATGCAG GAACCTGTCCTCCCAGGATGTTTCCTTCGTGCTAAGGCCATAGGTCTAATGCCTATGATTGATCAG GGTGAGAAAGATGACAAAATCATAGCAGTGTGTGCGGACGATCCTGAATATAGACATTACACTGATATTAAAGAACTTCCACCTCATCGCTTGGCTGAGATTCGTCGCTTCTTTGAAGACT ACaagaaaaatgaaaacaaggaagttGCAGTGAACGACTTTCTTCCAGCAGAAGATGCCTCTAAGGCAATCCAACACTCAAT GGATCTTTATGCAGACTATATCGTCGAAGCCCTAAGGAGGTAG
- the LOC113307978 gene encoding 40S ribosomal protein S15a has translation MVRISVLNDALKSMYNAEKRGKRQVMIRPSSKVIIKFLMVMQKHGYIGEFEYVDDHRSGKIVVELNGRLNKCGVISPRFDVGVKEIEPWTARLLPSRQFGYIVLTTSAGIMDHEEARRKNVGGKVLGFFY, from the exons ATGGTGAGGATCAGTGTTTTAAATGATGCTCTTAAAAGCATGTACAATGCTGAGAAGCGAGGAAAGAGACAGGTCATGATCAGGCCTTCTTCAAAAGTTATCATCAAGTTCCTCATGGTTATGCAGAAGCATG GTTACATTGGTGAGTTTGAGTACGTTGATGACCACAGGTCAGGCAAAATTGTTGTTGAACTGAATGGTAGACTCAACAAGTGTGGTGTTATCAGTCCCCGTTTTGATGTTGGTGTGAAGGAGATTGAGCCATGGACTGCAAGGTTGTTGCCTTCTAGACAG TTTGGTTACATCGTGCTTACTACATCTGCTGGTATCATGGACCATGAAGAGGCAAGGAGGAAGAACGTTGGTGGTAAAGTACTTGGTTTCTTTTATTGA
- the LOC113309086 gene encoding uncharacterized protein LOC113309086 — translation MAMAFLKKTSNLLHHHHPIGSLVAARKIGIPSSIRFLNDRSNTRLPNFVEENDVIDRTSSSLSDSFSRLRRDSSPNLGLSDVFGQSSSPSRGPRMDNKFQFTNPPRGRTGFTGLKRVDATEDDDGRNIKANTVVVRVKGFTNFRKKKEAVLRLREALGPKYQIINVQDVTNLPHNGCRLPKKRRK, via the exons ATGGCGATGGCTTTTCTAAAGAAAACTagtaatcttcttcatcatcatcacccaATTGGTTCACTTGTTGCTGCTAGGAAGATTGGAATTCCATCTTCAATACGTTTCCTCAATGATCGCAGCAACACTCGATTGCCTAATTTCGTTGAAGAAAATGATGTTATTGATAGAACATCATCTTCTCTCTCTGATTCCTTCTCTCGTCTCCGTCGTGATTCCTCTCCTAATCTAGGTTTATCAG ATGTTTTTGGTCAATCTTCTTCGCCGTCCAGAGGTCCTAGGATGGATAATAAATTTCAATTTACAAACCCACCTAGAGGACGAACTGGATTCACTGGATTAAAAAGAGTTGATGCAACAGAAGATGACGATGGTAGAAATATCAAGGCGAATACAGTTGTAGTAAGAGTCAAAGGGTTTACTAATTTCAGGAAAAAGAAAGAAGCTGTCTTGCGATTGAGAGAAGCATTAGGACCCAAATATCAAATTATAAACGTACAGGATGTCACCAACCTTCCACATAACGGATGCCGACTCCCCAAGAAACGTCGAAAGTAG
- the LOC113311384 gene encoding receptor-like protein 35, whose amino-acid sequence MGGSYPVYVERQLRTVNERLLMQYNRPYLFYSGFDISCNALEGYIPEEIGLLKGLMILNLSHNRFSGIIPRGIGGISGLESLDLSFNELTGQIPQSLVSMDSLGYLNLSGQIPRGPHFDTLSGDGSAYANNSFLCGFPTANICDGEQKSNINDTTSTQSYQDDQEDAKQKLLLCAIVALGFVVGFWGLFIVLFIRKEKWWFPYWRFVDSAALGIIGFIQINNVIRSI is encoded by the coding sequence ATGGGAGGTAGTTATCCCGTATATGTTGAAAGGCAATTGCGGACGGTGAACGAAAGGTTGTTGATGCAGTATAATAGACCATACTTATTTTATTCTGGATTCGATATCTCTTGCAACGCTCTTGAGGGGTATATCCCTGAAGAAATCGGTCTACTGAAAGGGCTAATGATACTTAATCTATCGCATAATCGCTTTTCTGGTATCATCCCACGGGGTATTGGAGGCATCAGCGGTTTAGAATCCCTAGATTTGAGTTTCAACGAACTGACTGGGCAAATCCCCCAATCTTTAGTATCAATGGACTCTCTTGGGTATTTGAACTTAAGTGGCCAGATCCCTAGAGGACCTCACTTTGATACGTTAAGCGGGGATGGTTCGGCATACGCCAACAACAGTTTCTTGTGTGGCTTTCCTACAGCAAACATTTGCGACGGTGAACAAAAAAGCAATATTAATGATACTACATCTACCCAAAGTTATCAAGATGATCAAGAAGATGCAAAACAGAAATTGTTGCTATGTGCTATTGTTGCATTGGGATTTGTAGTCGGGTTTTGGGGTCTattcattgttttgtttattAGAAAAGAGAAATGGTGGTTTCCATATTGGAGATTCGTTGATTCTGCTGCACTTGGAATTATTGGTTTTATACAGATAAATAATGTAATTCGATCCATCTAA